A region of Patescibacteria group bacterium DNA encodes the following proteins:
- a CDS encoding SPFH domain-containing protein produces the protein MSEWSASDYVLLAAGIVAGIFALITFLGSFFTVPQQRVAMVTRFGKFVRVAHAGLNFKIPWIESVAGWMTLQYCELKVEVETKTQDNVFVKVIVAVQYYVLEDRVYQAYYKLRDATKQITSFVYDVVRARVPKMKLDDVFEKKDEIADAVKTELAEIMDDFGYGILKAPVTDIDPDAKVKTAMNEINAAQRERVAAAEKGEAEKILQVKKAEAEAESKKLQGEGIANQRKAIVNGLRESVEAFTQSVDGTTAKDVMQLVLMTQYFDTLKDIGASAKTSAVFVPHSPGALADLSSQMRDAVIAGNQVGGAPNAPAADPKKKCGGDCGNSSGC, from the coding sequence ATGTCCGAGTGGTCAGCGTCCGATTACGTCCTGCTCGCCGCCGGCATCGTTGCCGGCATCTTTGCCCTCATCACTTTTCTCGGCTCGTTCTTCACCGTCCCGCAGCAAAGAGTGGCGATGGTCACCCGGTTCGGCAAGTTCGTCCGGGTCGCCCACGCCGGCCTCAACTTCAAGATCCCCTGGATCGAAAGCGTTGCCGGCTGGATGACCCTGCAGTACTGCGAACTGAAGGTCGAGGTCGAGACCAAGACCCAGGACAACGTCTTCGTCAAAGTGATCGTCGCTGTCCAGTACTATGTGCTGGAAGACCGCGTCTACCAGGCTTACTACAAGCTACGCGACGCGACGAAGCAGATCACTTCATTCGTCTACGACGTCGTCCGGGCGCGCGTGCCCAAGATGAAGCTCGATGACGTCTTCGAAAAGAAGGATGAGATCGCCGACGCGGTCAAGACCGAACTCGCCGAGATCATGGACGACTTCGGCTACGGCATCCTGAAGGCGCCGGTGACCGACATCGATCCGGACGCCAAGGTCAAGACGGCCATGAACGAGATCAACGCCGCCCAGCGCGAACGCGTCGCGGCCGCTGAGAAAGGCGAGGCGGAGAAGATCCTTCAGGTCAAGAAAGCCGAGGCCGAAGCCGAGAGCAAGAAGCTCCAGGGCGAAGGCATCGCCAATCAGCGCAAGGCCATCGTCAACGGCCTGCGCGAATCCGTGGAGGCTTTCACGCAGTCGGTCGACGGCACCACGGCGAAGGATGTCATGCAGCTCGTGCTCATGACCCAGTACTTCGACACCCTGAAGGATATCGGCGCGAGCGCCAAGACCAGCGCGGTCTTCGTGCCGCATTCGCCGGGCGCACTGGCGGATCTCTCGAGCCAGATGCGCGATGCCGTCATCGCCGGCAATCAGGTCGGCGGCGCGCCGAACGCTCCGGCTGCCGATCCGAAGAAGAAGTGCGGCGGCGATTGCGGCAACTCTTCCGGCTGCTGA
- the metG gene encoding methionine--tRNA ligase, whose product MTANKKFYITTPIYYVNDRPHIGHTYTTVAADVLARYHRLLGEEVFLLTGTDENSQKNVAAAAKAGESDIGKYLDEMSGVWRQTWSELGLTFDGFIRTTEPRHIAAVNKFWEAVKTNQPDDIYRGEYSGFYCEGCEAFVTETDLIDGDCPIHKKPPKQIREKNWFFRLSSYRQRLLDHIDSHPDFIRPESRRNEVRSYVDKFMADISISRESVKWGIPVPGDPKSVIYVWFDALINYLSGIGYGTDDARFANFWPSQVHLVGKDIIKFHCALWPAMLMAAGLPLPEQVFAHGFFTINGDKISKSLGNAIDPRELVKKFGFDPIRYFLLREINFGQDGDFSFERLSGRYQNDLGNELGNLLHRVLSMTEKYFDGLVPADGGGCAEAPIDQAKDWADYEAALSQADFGAALEVIWVGLRWDNKHIDETKPWALAKTDRPALAKTIYYLLEHLRQTAWMLRPFMPDVSARMLEQLGAAAADAKKSWSEAKVWGGLPEGAKIAKGEPLFPRIESENKA is encoded by the coding sequence ATGACCGCGAATAAAAAATTCTACATCACGACGCCGATCTACTACGTCAACGACCGGCCGCACATCGGCCATACTTACACGACCGTCGCGGCCGACGTGCTGGCGCGCTACCACCGGCTCCTGGGCGAGGAGGTTTTTTTGCTGACCGGCACGGATGAGAACAGCCAGAAGAACGTCGCAGCCGCGGCCAAGGCCGGCGAGAGCGACATCGGCAAATATCTCGACGAGATGAGCGGCGTCTGGCGGCAGACCTGGTCCGAGCTCGGACTGACCTTCGACGGCTTCATCCGCACGACCGAGCCGCGCCATATCGCCGCGGTCAACAAATTCTGGGAAGCGGTCAAGACCAACCAGCCGGACGACATCTACCGCGGCGAGTACAGCGGCTTCTACTGCGAAGGCTGCGAGGCGTTCGTCACGGAGACTGATCTCATCGACGGCGACTGTCCGATCCACAAGAAACCGCCGAAACAGATCCGGGAAAAGAACTGGTTCTTCCGCCTGTCCAGCTACCGCCAGAGGCTGCTCGACCACATCGACAGCCACCCGGATTTCATCCGGCCGGAATCGCGGCGCAACGAGGTCCGGAGCTACGTCGACAAGTTCATGGCTGACATCAGCATTTCCCGCGAATCGGTGAAGTGGGGGATCCCGGTTCCGGGCGATCCGAAGAGCGTCATCTACGTCTGGTTCGACGCGCTCATCAATTATCTCTCCGGCATCGGCTACGGCACGGACGACGCGCGCTTCGCCAACTTCTGGCCGTCCCAGGTCCATCTCGTCGGCAAGGACATCATCAAATTCCATTGCGCCCTCTGGCCGGCGATGCTTATGGCCGCCGGACTGCCGCTGCCCGAACAGGTTTTCGCCCACGGTTTCTTCACGATCAACGGCGACAAGATCTCCAAATCTCTGGGCAATGCCATCGACCCGCGCGAGCTGGTCAAGAAGTTCGGTTTCGATCCGATCCGCTACTTCCTGCTGCGCGAGATCAATTTCGGCCAGGACGGCGACTTCTCGTTCGAACGCCTGAGCGGCCGCTACCAAAACGATCTGGGCAACGAACTCGGCAACCTGCTCCACCGCGTCCTCTCCATGACCGAGAAATATTTCGACGGCCTCGTGCCCGCGGACGGCGGCGGCTGCGCCGAAGCTCCGATCGACCAGGCCAAAGACTGGGCGGACTACGAAGCCGCCCTAAGCCAGGCCGATTTCGGCGCCGCGCTCGAGGTCATCTGGGTCGGCCTGCGCTGGGACAACAAACACATCGACGAGACCAAGCCCTGGGCGCTCGCGAAGACCGACCGCCCGGCGCTCGCGAAGACCATCTACTACCTGCTCGAGCACCTGCGCCAGACCGCCTGGATGCTCCGGCCTTTCATGCCCGACGTTTCCGCCCGGATGCTCGAACAGCTGGGCGCGGCCGCCGCGGACGCCAAAAAATCCTGGTCCGAGGCCAAGGTCTGGGGCGGTTTGCCGGAAGGTGCTAAGATAGCGAAAGGCGAGCCGCTTTTCCCGCGGATCGAAAGCGAGAACAAGGCTTAA
- a CDS encoding amylo-alpha-1,6-glucosidase, translating into MAYEEITARLRTEVDSLRDPSSGCLHAETDPGRLNALDSLFLAWQRLEREPESARLALLTLKDFQGQVHDPVNGEAPGMIPSSCRPQLTPWSPWLTSDFQVLETTPLFILIACRLLADSKDRTLRDLLWPLISRACGWINENIRTGDSGLLFRAGDKPGTLVLNHRKKIRPATVAAVEIQGYAYAALRRAAALAERFSEADAADTWNGLAAGLQKKLSSDFWIRKDRYFALAMKGRNMDAAVTSFPGQLLFTGILNKVQTEQIIRRLFRADLFTPYGIRTRSSADRSFGASLPQQGAVRPLDNWIISEGLRLAGRRREQTLIKTGLLRAYRELGRLPEYYAVSPAGQLSEIPEVPCPHACASAALLGLLED; encoded by the coding sequence ATGGCGTACGAAGAGATCACCGCCAGACTCCGGACCGAAGTCGACAGCTTGCGCGACCCGTCTTCGGGTTGTCTGCACGCGGAGACCGATCCCGGACGCCTTAACGCGCTGGACTCGCTGTTCTTGGCCTGGCAAAGGCTCGAGCGGGAACCGGAATCGGCTCGCCTCGCCCTGCTGACGCTCAAGGATTTTCAGGGGCAGGTCCATGATCCGGTGAATGGCGAAGCTCCGGGCATGATCCCGTCTTCGTGCCGGCCGCAACTCACGCCTTGGTCGCCGTGGCTGACCTCGGATTTTCAGGTCCTGGAGACCACGCCACTTTTCATCCTGATCGCCTGCCGCCTGCTTGCCGATTCCAAAGATCGGACGCTGCGAGACCTGTTATGGCCGCTGATCAGCCGCGCCTGCGGCTGGATCAACGAGAATATCCGGACCGGCGATTCCGGACTGCTCTTCCGAGCTGGCGACAAGCCAGGAACGCTTGTCCTGAACCACCGCAAGAAGATCCGTCCCGCTACCGTCGCCGCGGTGGAGATCCAGGGTTATGCTTACGCCGCTCTACGGCGCGCCGCGGCCCTGGCTGAGCGGTTCAGCGAAGCCGACGCAGCGGACACTTGGAACGGCCTGGCTGCCGGTCTGCAAAAAAAATTATCCAGCGATTTTTGGATCAGAAAAGACCGGTACTTCGCCCTGGCCATGAAAGGCCGGAACATGGACGCGGCGGTCACGTCGTTTCCGGGCCAGCTCCTGTTCACCGGAATCCTGAACAAGGTCCAGACTGAGCAGATCATTCGCCGGTTGTTCCGCGCGGATCTCTTCACGCCGTACGGCATCCGGACCAGATCGAGCGCTGATCGGTCTTTTGGTGCATCCTTGCCCCAGCAGGGCGCGGTCCGACCGCTCGACAACTGGATCATCAGCGAGGGCCTGCGCCTCGCCGGCCGGCGGCGCGAACAGACGCTGATCAAGACCGGGCTGTTGCGCGCGTATCGCGAACTCGGCCGCCTGCCGGAATATTATGCCGTGAGCCCCGCCGGTCAGCTGAGCGAGATACCGGAAGTGCCATGTCCGCACGCTTGCGCGTCGGCGGCGCTTTTGGGGCTGCTGGAAGATTAA
- a CDS encoding Fe-Mn family superoxide dismutase yields MNDIVLQPLKYKELPGLSERQLAEHHDVLYAGYVKKIGEIRAALAAVDLAKANATHSDLRELKVEETFALNGAVLHERYFDNLKAGGSKPEGRIAELLARDFGSYEKWAAEVAACGLAARGWVVLAYDLNDGRLHNYVCDVHNQGGVWGAIPLLVLDVYEHAYFLDYATARKKYIETFLANLDWSVPNGLLGKFNL; encoded by the coding sequence ATGAACGACATCGTCCTGCAGCCGCTCAAATACAAGGAATTGCCCGGCCTATCCGAACGCCAGCTCGCCGAGCATCACGACGTCCTCTACGCCGGCTACGTCAAAAAGATCGGTGAGATCCGCGCCGCGCTCGCCGCCGTCGACCTCGCCAAGGCCAACGCCACGCACAGTGACCTGCGCGAACTCAAGGTTGAAGAGACTTTCGCTCTGAACGGCGCAGTGCTGCATGAACGCTACTTCGACAATCTCAAGGCCGGCGGTTCGAAACCCGAGGGTCGCATCGCCGAACTCCTGGCGCGCGATTTCGGGTCCTATGAGAAATGGGCGGCCGAGGTCGCGGCTTGCGGCCTCGCGGCGCGCGGCTGGGTGGTGCTGGCTTATGATCTGAACGACGGCCGGCTCCACAATTACGTCTGCGACGTCCATAACCAGGGCGGCGTCTGGGGCGCTATTCCACTCCTAGTCCTCGACGTTTACGAACACGCCTACTTCCTGGATTACGCCACGGCGCGCAAGAAATATATCGAGACTTTCCTTGCGAACCTGGATTGGTCGGTGCCGAACGGCCTGCTCGGCAAGTTCAACCTGTAG
- a CDS encoding CvpA family protein, producing MSVIDIAILVLLGGFILAGFWFGLIHMVGALVGLFVGVAVAGHYYAGVAAWLSPLIGDNLSLASILSFLFLFLLTGKLFGLLLSLIDKVFKIIAIIPFTKTINRLLGAAFGLLEGTLYLSVAVYFISRFPVSVAFDLLLQNSPFIRPLALIGSLFSPLLPEAVRLLNSVI from the coding sequence ATGTCGGTGATCGATATCGCGATACTGGTCCTGCTCGGCGGGTTCATCCTGGCCGGCTTCTGGTTCGGTCTTATCCACATGGTCGGCGCCCTGGTCGGCCTGTTCGTCGGCGTGGCCGTGGCCGGGCATTATTACGCCGGCGTCGCCGCCTGGCTTTCGCCCCTCATCGGCGACAACCTCAGCCTGGCTTCGATCCTCTCGTTCCTGTTCCTCTTCCTGCTCACGGGAAAACTTTTCGGGCTGCTCCTCAGCCTCATCGACAAGGTCTTCAAGATCATCGCCATCATCCCGTTCACCAAGACCATCAACCGCCTGCTGGGCGCCGCCTTCGGTTTGCTCGAGGGCACCCTGTATCTCAGCGTCGCCGTCTACTTCATCAGCCGCTTCCCGGTGAGCGTGGCTTTCGATCTCCTGCTGCAGAATTCGCCGTTCATCCGGCCGCTCGCGCTCATCGGTTCGCTGTTCTCGCCGCTGCTGCCGGAAGCCGTCCGGCTCCTCAACTCCGTGATCTAA
- the thiI gene encoding tRNA uracil 4-sulfurtransferase ThiI, whose translation MFDTIIIRTAEVCLKGGNRGLFEKQLLRNLRDRLAGLAELRWQRSQGHIAATAPGGLSAELAARLGERIRQVFGVANYSFAERCPADLAAIGALAAAKLQGASGTFKVRARRSDKSFPLASPEIGARVGAAILEAHPELRVQMDDPDHLVQVDVEPGAALISAGRLSGPGGLPVGTAGRVMALLSGGIDSPVAAWKVMRRGCRVDLVHFHSYPYTGREAIDKARRLAAVLADWQGPTALWLVPIGDLQREIAVKTDQALRIILYRRSMIRLAEQAAKQTGALGLVTGDSIGQVASQTLENLATVSAVASLPIYRPLVGDDKQDISDQAKRIGTFGISIEPHADCCSLFQPDRPATRASAAFAAAEEAKFDLANLLEISWKGAEKIIVDPTWAQPRIDRQTPPRQ comes from the coding sequence ATGTTCGACACGATCATCATCCGCACCGCCGAGGTCTGTCTGAAGGGCGGCAATCGCGGTCTGTTCGAAAAACAGCTGCTTCGCAACCTGCGGGACCGGCTCGCGGGACTGGCCGAACTCCGCTGGCAGCGCTCTCAAGGACACATCGCCGCCACCGCGCCGGGCGGACTCAGCGCGGAGCTGGCTGCCAGACTCGGCGAGCGCATCCGCCAGGTCTTCGGCGTCGCGAATTATTCTTTCGCCGAGCGCTGTCCGGCCGACCTCGCGGCCATCGGGGCGCTTGCCGCCGCCAAACTCCAGGGCGCGAGCGGCACTTTCAAAGTGCGCGCCCGGCGTTCGGATAAATCCTTTCCGCTGGCCTCGCCCGAGATCGGCGCCCGCGTCGGCGCCGCGATCCTTGAAGCCCATCCCGAGCTCCGCGTGCAAATGGATGATCCCGATCATCTGGTCCAGGTCGATGTCGAACCCGGAGCTGCGTTGATCTCCGCCGGCCGCCTGTCGGGCCCGGGCGGCTTGCCGGTCGGCACGGCCGGCCGGGTCATGGCCCTACTTTCGGGCGGCATCGATTCGCCGGTCGCGGCCTGGAAAGTGATGCGCCGCGGCTGCCGCGTCGACCTCGTGCATTTCCACAGCTATCCCTACACCGGCCGCGAAGCCATCGACAAAGCACGCCGCCTCGCAGCGGTCCTCGCCGACTGGCAGGGCCCGACCGCGCTCTGGCTCGTGCCCATCGGCGACCTGCAGCGCGAGATCGCGGTCAAGACCGACCAGGCGCTCCGCATCATCCTGTACCGCCGGTCCATGATCCGCCTCGCGGAGCAAGCGGCCAAGCAGACCGGCGCGCTCGGCCTCGTCACCGGTGACAGCATCGGCCAGGTCGCTTCCCAGACGCTCGAGAATCTCGCCACGGTCTCGGCCGTGGCGTCGCTGCCGATCTACCGTCCGCTCGTCGGCGACGACAAGCAGGATATCAGCGACCAAGCGAAACGCATCGGCACTTTCGGCATCTCCATCGAACCGCACGCGGATTGCTGCAGCCTGTTCCAGCCGGACCGGCCGGCGACGCGAGCCAGCGCGGCGTTCGCCGCCGCTGAAGAAGCCAAGTTCGATCTGGCGAATCTGCTCGAGATCTCCTGGAAAGGCGCCGAGAAGATCATCGTTGACCCGACCTGGGCGCAGCCGAGGATCGATCGCCAGACGCCGCCGCGACAGTAG
- a CDS encoding leucyl aminopeptidase has product MLLETKVVASLAALETGLLVIPLPLGAKTLPRAAVEIDKQLHGRLTKLLVEEKLTGKEGESAWLTADGASKIRKILLLGTGVKAFTAGAARRFAATVLGQTRALKAADTALLLPETLGSPLREVAAAVSEGARLGDYRFLKYKEVEAKKRADREPKILQLLLANKKLVLTAERGLEDGELNARATIFARDLVNEPASVTTPKYLVGVAETIAAADPKRLSLKILEKDQLQELGLGGLLAVARGSDEPPYLIHLTYKPAGKPRKHLALVGKGLTFDSGGLSLKPSDSMEDMKIDMAGAAAMLGVMSVIAELAPDIEVHGIAGVCENMPSGKAVRPGDVVKTMSGKTVEILNTDAEGRVTLADTLHYALQLKPDQIVDLATLTGACMTALGQEVAGVLANSKPLAAKIMNCAAAAGELLWQLPLQPEYADSLKSRVADLKNISGTRYGGAITAGLFLKEFVGDAPWAHLDIAGPAWAEKESVPHQPLGGTGFGVRTMIKLIQSL; this is encoded by the coding sequence ATGCTATTAGAAACCAAGGTCGTGGCCTCGCTCGCCGCGCTCGAAACCGGGCTGCTCGTCATTCCGCTGCCGCTCGGCGCGAAAACATTGCCGCGAGCCGCCGTGGAGATCGACAAGCAGCTGCACGGCCGTTTGACCAAGCTGCTGGTCGAGGAAAAACTGACCGGCAAAGAAGGCGAGTCGGCCTGGCTCACCGCCGACGGCGCGTCGAAGATCAGGAAGATCCTGCTGCTCGGCACCGGGGTGAAAGCGTTCACTGCCGGCGCGGCCCGGCGTTTCGCCGCCACGGTCCTGGGACAGACCCGGGCGCTCAAAGCCGCCGATACAGCTCTGCTCCTGCCGGAGACGCTCGGTTCGCCGCTCCGCGAGGTGGCGGCCGCCGTGAGCGAAGGCGCGAGGTTAGGGGATTATCGTTTCCTCAAATACAAGGAGGTCGAAGCGAAAAAACGCGCCGACCGCGAACCCAAGATCCTGCAACTGCTGCTCGCAAACAAAAAATTGGTCCTGACCGCCGAGCGAGGCCTCGAAGACGGCGAACTGAACGCCCGCGCCACGATCTTCGCACGCGACCTGGTGAACGAACCGGCTTCCGTGACCACGCCGAAATATCTGGTCGGCGTCGCCGAGACGATCGCCGCCGCGGACCCGAAGCGCCTCAGCCTGAAGATCCTGGAGAAAGACCAGCTCCAGGAACTCGGTTTGGGCGGCCTCTTGGCCGTGGCCCGGGGCTCGGACGAACCGCCGTACCTGATCCATCTGACCTATAAACCGGCCGGTAAGCCGCGCAAACACCTGGCGCTCGTCGGCAAAGGCCTGACCTTCGACTCCGGCGGCTTGTCGCTCAAGCCGTCCGATTCCATGGAAGACATGAAGATCGACATGGCCGGAGCGGCCGCCATGCTCGGCGTCATGAGCGTCATCGCCGAGCTCGCGCCGGACATCGAGGTTCACGGCATCGCCGGCGTCTGCGAGAACATGCCTTCGGGCAAAGCCGTCCGTCCCGGCGACGTCGTGAAGACCATGTCCGGCAAGACGGTCGAGATCCTGAACACCGACGCCGAAGGCCGCGTGACGCTCGCGGACACGCTTCATTACGCGCTGCAGCTCAAGCCCGATCAGATCGTCGATCTCGCGACGCTCACCGGCGCCTGCATGACCGCCCTGGGTCAGGAAGTGGCCGGCGTGCTCGCGAATTCCAAACCGCTCGCGGCCAAGATCATGAATTGCGCCGCTGCCGCCGGCGAGCTCCTCTGGCAGCTGCCGCTGCAGCCGGAATACGCTGACAGCCTCAAGAGCCGGGTCGCGGACCTGAAGAACATCAGCGGCACCCGCTACGGCGGCGCGATCACGGCCGGGCTGTTCCTCAAGGAATTCGTCGGCGACGCACCCTGGGCGCACCTCGATATCGCCGGACCGGCCTGGGCCGAAAAAGAATCCGTCCCGCACCAACCGCTCGGCGGCACTGGTTTTGGAGTCCGGACCATGATAAAATTGATCCAGAGTCTCTAA
- a CDS encoding metal-sulfur cluster assembly factor gives MVTEAQIIEVLKSQLDPELGIDIYTLGFIYKLDFDQKKQAVALTMTFTTPLCPFGPAMVKEITKKLSALGLKKVSIRVVFDPPWKPSAEVRQMLGL, from the coding sequence ATGGTCACTGAAGCCCAGATCATCGAAGTCTTGAAGAGTCAGCTCGATCCTGAGCTGGGTATTGATATCTATACCCTCGGATTCATCTACAAGCTCGATTTCGATCAGAAAAAACAGGCTGTGGCGCTGACTATGACTTTCACGACGCCGCTGTGTCCGTTCGGGCCGGCGATGGTCAAGGAGATCACGAAAAAATTGAGCGCCCTGGGACTGAAAAAAGTCTCGATCCGGGTCGTCTTCGATCCGCCCTGGAAACCGAGCGCTGAGGTCAGACAGATGTTGGGGTTGTAG
- a CDS encoding TatD family hydrolase, whose translation MPKYIDTHAHLDSDIYAQDLDIVVKHAQQNEVWAITLGSDYASSKRAVEIAERYPNGVYAAIGLHPLKVSAEELAEDKLLDLEKFSELARHPKVVALGECGLDYHELPDVPRRHPQAHLAELIKANQKKVLRKFLQLSEELRLPLLLHCREAHDDLLELLETWDKTSRGFDCRGIVHCYSGNWKQARRYFNVDFMLSLTGLLTHGSYQTEIIKKAPLTRLVLESDCPHLTPDPFSIRRNEPSYLLSVAAAVAGIRGASIEEVSRTTTDNALKVLNKLRP comes from the coding sequence ATGCCCAAATACATCGACACTCACGCCCACCTGGATTCGGACATCTACGCCCAGGATCTCGACATCGTCGTGAAGCACGCCCAGCAGAACGAGGTCTGGGCGATCACGCTCGGCAGCGACTACGCTTCGTCGAAACGCGCGGTGGAGATCGCCGAGCGCTACCCGAACGGCGTCTACGCGGCCATCGGCCTGCATCCGCTCAAAGTGAGCGCCGAAGAACTGGCGGAGGACAAGCTGCTCGACCTGGAAAAATTCTCCGAGCTGGCCCGGCATCCGAAGGTCGTCGCGCTGGGCGAGTGCGGACTCGACTATCACGAACTGCCCGACGTGCCGCGCCGCCACCCGCAGGCGCACCTCGCGGAACTCATCAAAGCGAACCAGAAAAAGGTCCTCCGCAAATTCCTCCAGCTGTCGGAAGAGCTGCGGCTGCCGCTCCTTCTGCATTGCCGCGAGGCGCACGACGATCTGCTCGAACTCCTCGAGACCTGGGACAAGACCTCGCGCGGCTTCGACTGCCGCGGCATCGTCCACTGCTATTCCGGCAACTGGAAACAGGCGCGCCGCTATTTCAACGTCGATTTCATGCTGTCACTCACCGGACTGCTGACCCACGGTTCCTATCAGACCGAGATCATCAAGAAAGCGCCGCTCACTAGACTGGTGCTCGAAAGCGACTGTCCGCACCTGACGCCGGACCCGTTCAGCATCCGCCGCAACGAACCGAGTTATCTGCTCTCCGTGGCCGCCGCCGTGGCCGGGATCCGCGGCGCGAGCATCGAGGAGGTCTCCAGAACCACGACCGATAACGCGCTCAAGGTCCTGAATAAATTGCGTCCCTAG
- a CDS encoding glutaredoxin domain-containing protein yields the protein MAKTVTVYSTPTCPYCKMAKAYLEEHQVSFKNIDVSTDREAAAVMVEKSGQMGVPVLDIEGQIIVGFDKEAIAQALELK from the coding sequence ATGGCCAAAACCGTGACCGTTTATTCGACCCCGACCTGCCCCTACTGCAAGATGGCGAAAGCCTATCTCGAGGAGCATCAAGTGAGCTTCAAAAACATCGACGTTTCGACCGATCGCGAAGCCGCCGCGGTCATGGTCGAAAAGTCCGGCCAGATGGGCGTGCCGGTTCTCGACATCGAAGGCCAGATCATCGTCGGCTTCGACAAGGAAGCGATCGCTCAGGCGCTGGAACTTAAATGA
- the rsmI gene encoding 16S rRNA (cytidine(1402)-2'-O)-methyltransferase, whose amino-acid sequence MGTLYLIATPIGNLEDVTVRALAVLGQLDLLLCEDTRVTVRLLERYNLSIPLESYRDEVHRQRIDRIAGMLREGKKIGFASDAGTPGISDPGAWLVRDLLALAPETQMIPIPGPSAAAAALSIAGFPADEFVFFGFPPHKKGRQTFLREILDQPRTAVVYESTHRIEKLLTAFAELDPDRDLCVCRELTKIHETVYRGKAAEVLEALAKTSTKGEFVIVIDKKRDRK is encoded by the coding sequence ATGGGCACGCTTTATCTCATCGCCACGCCAATCGGCAACCTGGAGGACGTGACCGTCCGCGCTTTGGCCGTGCTCGGCCAGCTCGACCTGCTGCTCTGCGAAGACACGCGCGTGACCGTGCGGCTTCTCGAACGCTATAACCTCTCGATCCCGCTTGAATCCTACCGCGACGAGGTCCACCGCCAGCGCATCGACCGCATCGCCGGAATGCTCCGCGAAGGCAAGAAGATCGGCTTCGCTTCGGACGCCGGCACGCCCGGCATTTCCGACCCCGGCGCCTGGCTCGTCCGCGACCTCTTGGCGCTCGCTCCGGAGACGCAGATGATCCCGATCCCCGGACCGTCCGCTGCGGCCGCCGCGCTGTCCATCGCCGGCTTCCCGGCCGACGAATTCGTCTTCTTCGGATTCCCGCCGCACAAGAAAGGCCGCCAGACGTTCCTGCGCGAGATCCTGGATCAGCCGCGCACGGCGGTCGTCTACGAATCCACGCACCGGATCGAAAAACTGCTCACCGCGTTCGCCGAACTCGATCCCGACCGCGATCTCTGCGTCTGCCGCGAACTCACCAAGATCCATGAGACCGTTTATCGCGGCAAAGCCGCCGAGGTCCTGGAGGCTCTGGCGAAGACCAGCACCAAAGGCGAATTTGTCATCGTCATCGACAAGAAAAGAGACCGGAAATGA